One Syntrophales bacterium DNA window includes the following coding sequences:
- the tolR gene encoding protein TolR: MRYSRRRNNSYDRPMAEINVTPLVDVMLVLLVIFMVTAPMLQTGIDVNLPRVKAKSVDVAEEKIVLTINGAREIFINRSPLNLSDLGVKLESIFKQRIDREVYLRADRNVPYGFVVEVMAAVRKAGVDKLGMITEPPEERR, from the coding sequence ATGAGATATTCGAGACGCAGAAATAACAGTTACGATCGCCCAATGGCCGAAATAAACGTTACCCCCCTTGTGGATGTGATGCTGGTGCTTTTGGTAATCTTTATGGTTACCGCGCCGATGCTGCAGACGGGGATCGATGTAAATTTGCCGCGGGTGAAGGCCAAAAGCGTTGATGTTGCAGAGGAAAAGATTGTTTTGACGATAAACGGGGCCCGTGAGATATTTATCAACAGAAGCCCGCTTAACCTCTCCGATCTCGGCGTCAAGCTGGAAAGCATCTTTAAACAGAGAATAGACCGGGAAGTTTACCTCCGGGCGGACCGAAATGTCCCTTACGGGTTCGTGGTCGAGGTGATGGCTGCTGTGAGAAAGGCCGGTGTGGATAAGCTCGGCATGATAACCGAGCCGCCCGAGGAGCGGCGCTGA